A section of the Desulfuribacillus stibiiarsenatis genome encodes:
- the rpsO gene encoding 30S ribosomal protein S15 — translation MALNADRKTQLIDNYKVHDRDTGSPEVQIAILTEKINYLNDHLRTHKKDHHSRRGLLKMVGKRRNLLNYLKNNDINRYRNLIESLGLRK, via the coding sequence ATGGCACTTAATGCAGATCGCAAAACTCAATTAATTGACAACTATAAAGTTCATGATCGTGACACTGGTTCTCCAGAGGTTCAAATCGCCATATTGACAGAGAAGATTAATTACTTGAATGATCACTTACGTACTCACAAGAAGGACCATCACTCTCGTCGTGGATTACTTAAAATGGTTGGTAAGCGTCGTAACTTGCTTAACTACCTTAAGAACAACGACATCAATCGTTATCGTAATTTAATCGAAAGCCTAGGGCTTCGAAAGTAA